Below is a window of Flavobacterium sp. CFS9 DNA.
TTCACTAAAGTATATGCAAAGACGTACGGAGGGAAAATTGCTCCGAATGGCTATTCGGTCGAAATTAAAAAAGAGATATTTGAAATTAAAGAACAAACAAAAAAATCATAAGTTTTGATGATTCAGAAATGTAGTTTGTGGCTTTATGGAATACTAAAAATCTAGTGAAAAGGATAACAAAAAACAAATTCTAAAATAAAAATATATGAAAATTGTAGCCTTTGGAGGGAGTAACAGTCAGCATTCAATAAACAAACAGCTGGCGACTTATGCCGCAAGTTTATTCGAAAATGGAACAGTTGAGGTTTTAGATCTTAATGATTTTGCGATGCCCTTGTTCAGTGTTGATTTAGAAAAGGAAATCGGTCAGCATGAGCTCGCAAAAGCATTTTTACAAAAGATTGAAAATGCAGATCTTTTGGTCATTTCTTTGGCAGAAAACAACGGAAATTACTCTGCAGCTTTCAAGAATTTGTTTGATTGGAGTTCAAGGATCATGAAAGAAATTTTTCAGCAAAAACCAATGCTTTTGATGGCTACTTCGCCGGGAGCAAGAGGAGGAGCTTCGGTTTTGGAAATTGCCAATAATGCATTACCGAGATATGGAGCGCAGATTAAAGCTACTTTTTCATTGCCTGCATTTAATGCGAATTTTGATTTGGAAGAAAATAAAATCTCCAATGAGGAGTTAAATAAAGAATTAAAAGACATTATTAAGTCTAGTTTTTAATTTATGATTGCAAAAAAGATTGTCCTTGCTGTTTTCTTCCTGAGTTCCATCTTTCTGTCTGGTGTAAACGCGCAAAAGTACAATACGATTGATAAGACGGTGTTAAAGTATCCCGCTAATTTTAATTCAGTAGAAAGTCTCGCAGAAAGAATACAAAAAGATTTTACCTCAGATTCTGATAAAGCGAGGGCTATTTACAGTTGGATTGCATTAAACATAAGATACGATTATAAAGCTTATCTGAATCCGCCAAAACCGCTCAGATTTACCTATATTAATGAAGCGGACAAACAAGCAAAAATTGCAGTTTTAAAGGAAAAAACCTGGCAGAATACTTTCGAATCCCGAAAAGCGGTTTGTGAAGGTTTTACACTTTTGTATCAGGAATTGGCTTCTTTAACAGGTTTAAAATGTGAAGTGATCCGAGGAGATTCTAAACGATCGTTGAGTGATATTGGACGTCAAAACTCGTTTTCCAATCATTCCTGGAATATGGTTCAGGTGGATGGAAAATGGATTCTGGTTGATGTAACCTGGGGGCAAGGATATTATGACAGCAATAAAAAAGTAGCAGTGAGTCATTTTTCACCCGTTTATTTTGATACTGATCCCAAGTACTTTTTTACCAAGCATTTTCCGGATTCCGGAACTTATCTGGGTAAAAAATTAAACAAAGAAGATTTTCTGAACGGTCCGTTGCTGTTTGATGCTGCAATTGAAGGTGATCATGAGATTCTGGCACCTGATTCGGGAATTATTCAGGCAAATGACGGGGACAAAATCCGTTTTAGAATAAAGAATATTGCAAAGACAGATCTGTTTTATTATTTGAAAAATGGAAAACCTGTCAGAATTGAAGATTCTAAAGTTGTAAATGGAGCTTTGGAATTTGAAGTTATTTATGATAAAAAAATAGGATCCTATATTACTTTTTTTCTGGATCGTGACGGTATAATGTCATTTAAGATAGTTTCAAAGTAAAACGAAGCAGGATCTTTGCTTAAAGAACTTCTTTCTTTGGTTAAATTGGCGTACCTTAGCTATTACGGTTATAAAATTAATTTAACTGCCGGATTATGGAGACAACTTATTTGAAATCAATCTTAGATAATGATTTCTATAAATTTACAATGCAGCATGCTGTAATCAAACTTTTTCCAAAGGCTCGGGTTCGTTACGGCTTTATCAACAGAGGAAATCATTTTTTCCCGCCCGGATTTGGAGATTTACTTCGAAAGTCTGTTGATGCAATGGCAAATCTGCGGTTGACAAAAGAAGAAAAGCAATATTTGTGGCAGCATTGTTCTTATCTGGATCCCACTTATTTTGATTTTTTACAAGGCTATAACTTTGACCCGTCTGAGGTCCAGATTACTCAAACAGGTTCTGAGCTGAAAGTAACCGTTGAAGGCTATTGGTATCGCACTATTTTATGGGAAGTGCCCCTGATGGGCTTAATTTCTGAACTCTTCTATAAGACTGGTCAATCCGTTCGACTGGACGATGAGGCTTTAAAAAGAGTGACCAAAGACAAGATTGATAATTACAATAAAATTGGAGTTTCGATTTTGGAGTTTGGAACCCGACGACGCCATTCGTATGAGGTTCATGCCCTGGTGAATGAGACACTCCGAAAATTTGGTTCGAATAGTTTTATAGGAACCAGTAATGTTCATTTTGCAATGACAAACAATATGCGGCCATTGGGTACTCACGCCCACGAATGGTTCATGTTTCATGCTGCCCAATACGGTTTTAAAATGGCTAATATGATGGGCTTGGGACATTGGACACAGGTGTACGATGGCGACCTCGGAATTGCCCTGACGGATACCTATACTACAGCTGTATTTTTTGAGCAATTTGATAAAAAGTACTCGAAACTTTTTGACGGGGTACGTCACGATAGCGGGGATCCTATTGAATTTGCTGAAAAAGTAATTTCTCATTATACCCAAATGGGAATTGATCCGAAATCGAAAGTGATTGTTTTTTCGGATTCGTTGAATTACGAGAAGGTAAAAAGAATAGCAGATTTTTGCAGAGATAAAATCAAAATGTCCTTTGGTGTCGGAACCAATTTTACTAACGATGCAGGTTTGCCTTCGATGAATATGGTGATAAAACTTACAGAAGTGAAATTGAATAATAACGAGTGGCAAGGTGTGGTAAAACTTTCTGACGAAAAAAATAAAAATACGGGAACACCTGAAATGATTGCTTTGGCAAAAGAAGTGCTGGGAATCAAATAGTATTTTTTACCGAAAAGTTCATTTTATATATTTTCAAACCAGAGGTTA
It encodes the following:
- a CDS encoding transglutaminase domain-containing protein produces the protein MIAKKIVLAVFFLSSIFLSGVNAQKYNTIDKTVLKYPANFNSVESLAERIQKDFTSDSDKARAIYSWIALNIRYDYKAYLNPPKPLRFTYINEADKQAKIAVLKEKTWQNTFESRKAVCEGFTLLYQELASLTGLKCEVIRGDSKRSLSDIGRQNSFSNHSWNMVQVDGKWILVDVTWGQGYYDSNKKVAVSHFSPVYFDTDPKYFFTKHFPDSGTYLGKKLNKEDFLNGPLLFDAAIEGDHEILAPDSGIIQANDGDKIRFRIKNIAKTDLFYYLKNGKPVRIEDSKVVNGALEFEVIYDKKIGSYITFFLDRDGIMSFKIVSK
- a CDS encoding NADPH-dependent FMN reductase, with translation MKIVAFGGSNSQHSINKQLATYAASLFENGTVEVLDLNDFAMPLFSVDLEKEIGQHELAKAFLQKIENADLLVISLAENNGNYSAAFKNLFDWSSRIMKEIFQQKPMLLMATSPGARGGASVLEIANNALPRYGAQIKATFSLPAFNANFDLEENKISNEELNKELKDIIKSSF
- the pncB gene encoding nicotinate phosphoribosyltransferase, which encodes METTYLKSILDNDFYKFTMQHAVIKLFPKARVRYGFINRGNHFFPPGFGDLLRKSVDAMANLRLTKEEKQYLWQHCSYLDPTYFDFLQGYNFDPSEVQITQTGSELKVTVEGYWYRTILWEVPLMGLISELFYKTGQSVRLDDEALKRVTKDKIDNYNKIGVSILEFGTRRRHSYEVHALVNETLRKFGSNSFIGTSNVHFAMTNNMRPLGTHAHEWFMFHAAQYGFKMANMMGLGHWTQVYDGDLGIALTDTYTTAVFFEQFDKKYSKLFDGVRHDSGDPIEFAEKVISHYTQMGIDPKSKVIVFSDSLNYEKVKRIADFCRDKIKMSFGVGTNFTNDAGLPSMNMVIKLTEVKLNNNEWQGVVKLSDEKNKNTGTPEMIALAKEVLGIK